The following proteins are encoded in a genomic region of Streptomyces sp. NBC_01723:
- the rsmG gene encoding 16S rRNA (guanine(527)-N(7))-methyltransferase RsmG, which translates to MTEAAELPPVPEQARVVFGDRYADAVRYAELLAEAGVKRGLIGPREVPRLWERHLLNCAVLSEVVPEGVTVCDVGSGAGLPGIPLALVRDDLKITLLEPLLRRTNFLTEVVELLGLDHVTVVRGRAEEVMGKMPPVHVVTARAVAPLDRLATWGIPLLRPYGEMLALKGDTAEEELKAAATALSKLGAEKTSVLQVGEGVVDPLSTVVRVEVGESPGGVRFAAKRAKAARTGRTRRRRG; encoded by the coding sequence GTGACGGAGGCAGCGGAGCTTCCCCCTGTACCCGAGCAGGCGCGTGTCGTGTTCGGCGATCGCTACGCGGACGCGGTCCGCTACGCGGAGCTGCTTGCCGAGGCGGGGGTGAAGCGCGGCCTGATCGGCCCGCGTGAGGTTCCCCGCCTGTGGGAGCGGCATCTGCTGAACTGTGCGGTGCTCTCGGAGGTCGTGCCCGAGGGTGTGACGGTGTGCGACGTCGGGTCGGGCGCCGGTCTGCCCGGGATCCCCCTGGCGCTGGTGCGGGACGACCTGAAGATCACTCTGCTGGAGCCGCTGTTGCGGCGCACGAATTTCCTGACCGAGGTCGTGGAGCTGCTGGGCCTGGACCATGTGACCGTCGTGCGCGGCCGGGCCGAGGAGGTCATGGGCAAGATGCCGCCGGTGCATGTGGTGACGGCTCGTGCCGTCGCCCCGCTCGACCGCCTCGCCACCTGGGGGATTCCCCTGCTGCGCCCGTACGGCGAGATGCTCGCGCTCAAGGGCGACACGGCGGAGGAGGAGCTGAAGGCGGCGGCCACCGCACTGAGCAAGCTGGGTGCCGAGAAGACATCCGTCCTTCAGGTGGGCGAGGGCGTCGTGGACCCCCTGTCCACCGTGGTGCGGGTCGAGGTCGGCGAGAGCCCCGGTGGTGTGCGCTTCGCCGCCAAACGAGCCAAGGCGGCCCGGACGGGGCGCACGCGTCGGCGTCGCGGCTGA
- a CDS encoding Jag family protein — MTEGTTSAAAEGADTLSRLEQEGEIAADYLEGLLDIADLDGDIDMDVEADRASVSIISDSNSRDIQKLVGRDGEVLEALQELTRLAVHRDTGDRSRLMLDIAGYRAQKRAELSELGAKAAAEVRSSGESVRMEPMTPFERKVVHDAVKAAGLRSESEGEEPERFVVVLPA, encoded by the coding sequence GTGACGGAAGGCACCACCTCCGCCGCTGCCGAGGGCGCAGACACCCTCTCCCGCCTCGAGCAGGAGGGCGAGATCGCCGCGGACTACCTGGAGGGCCTGCTCGACATCGCCGACCTCGACGGCGACATCGACATGGACGTCGAGGCAGACCGTGCCTCTGTCTCGATCATCAGCGACTCGAACAGTCGCGACATCCAGAAGCTGGTCGGCCGGGACGGTGAGGTGCTGGAGGCTCTGCAGGAGCTGACGCGCCTGGCCGTGCACCGGGACACCGGTGACCGCAGCCGACTGATGCTCGACATCGCCGGCTACCGGGCCCAGAAGCGCGCCGAGCTGTCCGAGCTGGGCGCCAAGGCCGCGGCCGAGGTCAGGAGCAGCGGCGAGTCCGTGCGGATGGAGCCGATGACCCCGTTCGAGCGCAAGGTCGTGCACGACGCGGTCAAGGCCGCAGGGCTGCGCAGCGAGTCCGAGGGCGAGGAGCCCGAGCGCTTCGTCGTCGTGCTTCCCGCCTGA
- the yidC gene encoding membrane protein insertase YidC: protein MDTIASLFSFITWPVSWVIVQFHTVYGAIFGPDTGWAWGLSIVSLVVLIRICLIPLFVKQIKATRGMQTLQPEMKKIQERYKNDKQRQSEEMMKLYKETGTNPLSSCLPILAQSPFFFALYHVLNGIASGDTVGAVNQKLLESAQQAHIFGAPLASKFFSSESEVAALNASLTDVRVVTAIMIVLMSASQFFTQRQLMTKNVDTTVKTPFMQQQKMLMYVFPVMFAVFGVNFPVGVLVYWLTTNVWTMGQQMYVIRNNPTPGSKAQASYLERLHKSVTEHGKTRGRGERAIVKAIVAKGRDRNEFERKFINGLNKAGLAAQPDGNVLKNEASAAAQSEDGAPGATATPKRQQPKRQSKSQRQSAKPGGEAEAKTSLTKSDEPEDGKQAAKPADAAKKSGQQKPAQQKGGGTRSKAQSGQRKGPQRPKSPSKK, encoded by the coding sequence GTGGACACGATTGCCAGCCTGTTCAGCTTTATCACCTGGCCCGTCTCCTGGGTCATCGTCCAGTTCCACACGGTGTACGGGGCGATCTTCGGACCTGACACCGGATGGGCCTGGGGCCTGTCCATCGTGTCCCTGGTGGTCCTCATCCGCATCTGCCTGATCCCGCTCTTCGTGAAGCAGATCAAGGCGACGCGCGGTATGCAGACGCTCCAGCCGGAGATGAAGAAGATCCAGGAGCGCTACAAGAACGACAAGCAGCGTCAGTCCGAAGAGATGATGAAGCTGTACAAGGAGACGGGCACCAACCCGCTCTCCTCGTGCCTTCCCATCCTGGCGCAGTCCCCGTTCTTCTTCGCCCTGTACCACGTGCTCAACGGCATCGCGTCCGGTGACACCGTCGGTGCGGTCAACCAGAAGCTCCTGGAGAGCGCGCAGCAGGCCCACATCTTCGGTGCCCCGCTGGCCTCCAAGTTCTTCAGCAGCGAGAGCGAGGTCGCCGCCCTCAACGCCTCGCTGACCGACGTGCGGGTCGTCACCGCGATCATGATCGTGCTGATGTCCGCGTCGCAGTTCTTCACCCAGCGCCAGCTGATGACGAAGAACGTCGACACCACGGTGAAGACCCCGTTCATGCAGCAGCAGAAGATGCTGATGTACGTCTTCCCGGTCATGTTCGCCGTCTTCGGCGTGAACTTCCCCGTCGGTGTCCTCGTCTACTGGCTGACCACCAACGTGTGGACCATGGGCCAGCAGATGTACGTCATCCGCAACAACCCGACGCCGGGTTCCAAGGCCCAGGCCTCCTACCTGGAGCGGCTGCACAAGAGCGTCACCGAGCACGGCAAGACGCGCGGCCGGGGCGAGAGGGCCATCGTGAAGGCCATCGTCGCCAAGGGCCGGGACCGCAACGAGTTCGAGCGCAAGTTCATCAACGGCCTGAACAAGGCCGGTCTCGCCGCCCAGCCCGACGGCAACGTACTGAAGAACGAGGCCTCCGCGGCCGCCCAGAGCGAGGACGGCGCGCCCGGCGCCACCGCCACGCCCAAGCGGCAGCAGCCCAAGCGGCAGAGCAAGTCGCAGCGCCAGTCCGCCAAGCCGGGCGGAGAGGCCGAGGCGAAGACCTCGCTCACCAAGTCCGACGAGCCGGAGGACGGCAAGCAGGCCGCCAAGCCCGCCGATGCCGCCAAGAAGTCCGGACAGCAGAAGCCCGCCCAGCAGAAGGGCGGCGGCACCCGCAGCAAGGCCCAGTCCGGGCAGCGCAAGGGCCCGCAGCGGCCCAAGTCCCCGTCGAAGAAGTAA
- the yidD gene encoding membrane protein insertion efficiency factor YidD, translating to MKYPLLALIKLYQWTISPLLGPVCKYYPSCSHYGYTAIDRHGAVKGTALTAWRILRCNPWSLGGVDHVPPRKRPRWHEMLRDAWRARKGGPSAAEPATEGRTAPTSPSGPSGPAAETSPHAQGA from the coding sequence ATGAAGTACCCGCTACTGGCTCTGATCAAGCTCTACCAGTGGACGATCAGTCCGCTGCTGGGGCCGGTGTGCAAGTACTACCCGTCGTGCTCCCACTACGGCTACACGGCCATCGACCGGCACGGAGCCGTCAAGGGCACGGCGCTCACGGCATGGCGCATCCTGCGATGCAATCCGTGGTCGCTGGGCGGCGTGGACCATGTTCCGCCGCGCAAGCGTCCGCGGTGGCACGAAATGCTGCGTGACGCCTGGCGTGCACGTAAGGGCGGGCCCTCCGCCGCCGAACCGGCCACCGAAGGACGGACGGCTCCCACGAGCCCCTCCGGCCCCTCGGGCCCGGCCGCAGAGACCTCGCCCCATGCCCAAGGAGCATGA
- the rnpA gene encoding ribonuclease P protein component, protein MLPTENRLRRREDFATAVRRGRRAGRPALVVHLRSGATDPHAPGESAPPTRAGFVVSKAVGGAVVRTKVKRRLRHLVRDRIHLFPPGSLVVVRALPGAGDADHAQLARDLDAALERLLGGGAR, encoded by the coding sequence GTGCTGCCCACCGAGAACCGGCTGAGGCGGCGCGAGGACTTCGCGACCGCGGTACGACGAGGACGCCGGGCCGGCCGCCCGGCCCTCGTCGTCCACCTTCGAAGCGGTGCCACGGACCCGCACGCGCCTGGGGAGAGCGCTCCCCCGACACGTGCGGGTTTCGTCGTGAGCAAAGCTGTAGGAGGCGCGGTGGTGCGCACCAAGGTGAAGCGCAGGCTTCGCCATCTGGTGCGCGACCGGATCCACCTGTTTCCCCCCGGTAGCCTGGTAGTCGTACGAGCGCTGCCCGGTGCGGGTGACGCCGACCATGCACAGCTGGCCCGAGACCTGGACGCCGCCCTGGAGCGGCTACTGGGAGGGGGCGCGCGATGA
- the rpmH gene encoding 50S ribosomal protein L34 — translation MSKRTFQPNNRRRAKTHGFRLRMRTRAGRAILATRRSKGRTRLSA, via the coding sequence GTGAGCAAGCGCACCTTCCAGCCGAACAACCGCCGTCGCGCCAAGACCCACGGCTTCCGGCTGCGGATGCGTACCCGTGCCGGCCGCGCGATTCTCGCGACTCGCCGCAGCAAGGGTCGCACCCGTCTGTCCGCCTGA